One stretch of Haladaptatus sp. R4 DNA includes these proteins:
- a CDS encoding aminomethyltransferase family protein, protein MSLETVHEDHGATFCSVGNRRVPRDYGRPERAHRAVRNGVGLTEMPYGVLVVSGDDRIEYVDNVVSNRIPREDGQGTYALLLDPQGRIELDMYVYCADEQLLLFLPPGEATPLAEQWREKIFIEDVEISVATDRFAIFGVHGPYATEKVASVLNDVSTPDERLSFNRGKMADVGVTVIRTDAPTGEEGYEVVCTTGTTTDEMDREWSNVELVFDTLITRGMNAAPFGRTTWETLTLEAGTPLFEDELAGEIPNVLGLRNALDFEKGCYVGQEVVSRVENRGRPSRRLAGLFPDSLPESGAAVFDGDESVGEVTRAVDSPSLDRPAAMALVEYDVGMDSELTVRVDGDEVAAEIVPLPLVDGSDPSGRAPQYD, encoded by the coding sequence ATGAGCCTCGAAACCGTACACGAAGACCACGGGGCGACGTTCTGTTCGGTCGGCAACCGCCGGGTGCCGCGCGACTACGGCAGACCCGAGCGGGCACACCGTGCAGTCAGGAACGGCGTCGGACTCACGGAGATGCCCTACGGCGTCCTCGTGGTCTCCGGCGACGATCGGATAGAGTACGTCGACAACGTCGTCTCGAACCGGATTCCGCGCGAGGACGGACAGGGAACCTACGCCCTCCTGCTCGACCCACAGGGGCGAATCGAACTCGACATGTACGTCTACTGTGCGGACGAACAACTCCTGCTCTTTCTCCCGCCCGGCGAAGCGACCCCGCTCGCCGAGCAGTGGCGCGAGAAGATATTCATCGAGGACGTGGAGATATCCGTCGCCACCGACCGGTTCGCCATCTTCGGCGTCCACGGTCCCTACGCGACCGAAAAGGTCGCCAGCGTGCTGAACGACGTGAGTACGCCGGACGAGCGCCTCTCGTTCAACAGGGGAAAGATGGCCGACGTGGGCGTGACGGTCATCCGCACCGACGCGCCGACGGGCGAGGAGGGCTACGAAGTCGTCTGTACGACCGGAACGACGACCGACGAGATGGACAGGGAATGGTCGAACGTCGAACTCGTCTTCGACACCCTGATCACGCGCGGGATGAACGCCGCTCCCTTCGGCCGGACGACGTGGGAAACCCTGACGCTCGAAGCGGGAACGCCGCTGTTCGAAGACGAACTGGCGGGCGAAATCCCGAACGTGCTCGGCCTGCGGAACGCGCTCGACTTCGAGAAGGGTTGTTACGTCGGACAGGAAGTCGTCTCGCGCGTCGAAAACCGCGGACGACCGAGTCGCAGGCTGGCGGGTCTGTTCCCCGACTCCCTCCCCGAAAGCGGCGCGGCGGTCTTCGACGGCGACGAATCCGTCGGCGAAGTCACCCGCGCCGTCGACAGTCCGTCCCTCGACCGACCCGCCGCGATGGCGCTGGTGGAGTACGACGTGGGGATGGATTCGGAACTGACCGTCCGCGTCGATGGAGACGAGGTGGCCGCGGAGATAGTTCCCCTGCCGCTCGTGGACGGGAGCGATCCGTCCGGACGTGCGCCGCAGTACGACTGA
- a CDS encoding DUF6432 family protein → MKAKREYRRRPDTEVQVLDALVDRSEDGMTVFELRSHVEAGIDELEDALANLKRDGLIEATMRNGRTLIKPDTKVVPDPEEEPDEPSFVDKIIERLPL, encoded by the coding sequence ATGAAGGCCAAGCGGGAGTATCGGCGCCGTCCGGACACCGAGGTCCAAGTACTCGATGCCCTCGTGGACCGGAGCGAGGACGGAATGACGGTCTTCGAACTGCGGTCACACGTCGAGGCGGGTATCGACGAGTTGGAGGACGCGCTCGCAAACCTGAAACGGGACGGTCTCATCGAAGCGACGATGCGGAACGGGCGGACGCTCATCAAACCGGACACGAAGGTCGTTCCGGACCCCGAGGAGGAACCCGACGAACCGTCGTTCGTGGACAAGATCATCGAACGCCTGCCGCTGTAG
- a CDS encoding NAD(P)/FAD-dependent oxidoreductase, whose protein sequence is MATHVVIVGAYGSAGVAVAQSLAEDPSVRLTLIDDGDPRGGLCILRGCMPSKEVLSAAAHRYQARHDPRLSGTPEVDLESVVDLKDDHVLGFAEHRRAAVHDLAEEENVEFIHDTARFVDDHTVEVGDREIEADYVVVATGSKVNVPDLPGMDEVEYMTSADVLDATAFPDSGIVMGFGYTGLELVPYLSEAAGMDLTVIEHDPRPLDEGDAPFGDEILDMYREEFDIEILTETEERRVESTGDGVRLHVEQSGETKPVDADELILFTGRRPNLDGLGLEDTPLSPDEGWVEETMQARDDPRTFVVGDANGKEPILHVAKEQGFKAAENILAHARGDDLEPYENVHHHVIFSGVGVYPFARVGLSEDAAETEGKEYVAVSRQASDDGVFKTKQASRGLAKLVVDAEAGTVLGYQGLHYHADVMAKTMQVVVERGMDVRDIPDRAYHPTTPEILDGLIRDASEKVGTNR, encoded by the coding sequence ATGGCAACGCACGTCGTCATCGTCGGGGCGTATGGAAGCGCGGGGGTCGCCGTCGCACAGAGCTTGGCCGAGGACCCGAGCGTCCGGTTGACGCTCATCGACGACGGCGACCCCCGCGGTGGGCTGTGCATTCTGCGCGGCTGCATGCCGTCGAAGGAGGTGCTGTCGGCGGCGGCCCATCGGTATCAGGCGCGCCACGACCCGCGGCTTTCGGGGACGCCCGAGGTGGATTTGGAGTCGGTGGTGGACCTGAAGGACGACCACGTCTTGGGCTTCGCGGAGCATCGCCGCGCGGCGGTGCACGACCTCGCGGAGGAGGAGAACGTGGAGTTCATCCACGACACCGCGCGGTTCGTCGACGACCATACGGTCGAAGTCGGTGATCGAGAAATCGAGGCGGACTACGTCGTCGTCGCCACGGGGTCGAAAGTAAACGTTCCCGACCTCCCGGGGATGGACGAAGTGGAGTACATGACCAGCGCGGACGTGCTGGACGCGACGGCGTTCCCCGACTCGGGAATCGTGATGGGGTTCGGCTACACCGGTCTCGAACTCGTGCCGTACCTCAGCGAGGCGGCCGGAATGGACCTCACCGTGATCGAACACGACCCGCGGCCGCTGGACGAGGGCGACGCGCCGTTCGGAGACGAAATCCTGGACATGTACCGCGAGGAGTTCGACATCGAAATTCTGACCGAGACGGAGGAACGGCGCGTCGAGTCCACGGGCGACGGGGTTCGATTACACGTCGAGCAAAGCGGCGAAACGAAACCCGTCGATGCGGACGAACTGATCCTCTTCACGGGACGAAGGCCGAACCTCGACGGACTCGGATTGGAGGACACCCCGCTGTCACCGGACGAGGGATGGGTCGAGGAGACCATGCAGGCCCGCGACGACCCGCGGACGTTCGTCGTCGGGGACGCGAACGGCAAGGAGCCGATTCTCCACGTCGCCAAGGAACAGGGCTTCAAAGCGGCCGAGAACATCCTCGCACACGCTCGCGGCGACGACCTCGAACCGTACGAGAACGTCCATCATCACGTCATCTTCTCCGGCGTCGGCGTGTATCCCTTCGCCAGAGTGGGCCTCTCGGAGGATGCGGCGGAGACCGAGGGCAAGGAGTACGTCGCCGTCTCCCGGCAGGCGTCGGACGACGGCGTGTTCAAGACCAAGCAAGCGTCGAGGGGGTTGGCAAAGCTCGTCGTTGATGCCGAAGCCGGGACCGTTCTCGGCTATCAGGGCCTCCACTACCACGCCGACGTGATGGCGAAGACGATGCAGGTCGTCGTGGAGCGCGGGATGGACGTGCGCGATATCCCGGACCGGGCGTACCACCCGACGACCCCCGAGATTCTGGACGGACTGATTCGGGACGCGAGCGAGAAGGTCGGGACGAACCGGTAG
- a CDS encoding ABC transporter permease: protein MSTINEGLSAPGNGFLSDTWVILKRWLVIKSRDPMVLIFTLFQPVVFLVLFSQVFGGATSSAWSGSLGGDVDYVTYLIPAIVIQSAFFAAGHSGVGLTDDMETGMLDKIFASPIHRGAVILGKTLAEVAQIVVQTLIILVLGYVLVWLGNGGTVGTYVATGFLGALGIIAVAMVFAVWFAALSNIIAAATGDGEGTATAMMLLQFPMLFLSSAFLPLDALPDWVQIVAKFNPFTYGTDAARALMLGPHVSSTITLSSFDGVWSTVVPAVVILGVLDIVLGVIAVRVLTRTLQP, encoded by the coding sequence ATGAGCACAATCAACGAGGGACTCTCCGCTCCGGGGAACGGCTTCCTCAGCGATACTTGGGTAATCCTCAAACGATGGTTGGTGATCAAGTCGCGCGATCCGATGGTCCTAATCTTCACGCTCTTCCAGCCAGTCGTCTTCCTCGTGCTGTTCTCGCAGGTGTTCGGCGGGGCGACCAGCAGCGCGTGGTCGGGGTCACTCGGCGGGGACGTTGATTACGTCACGTATCTCATCCCGGCCATCGTCATCCAATCCGCATTCTTCGCCGCTGGTCACTCCGGCGTCGGCCTTACCGATGACATGGAGACCGGAATGCTCGATAAGATCTTCGCCTCACCGATCCATCGAGGCGCGGTCATCCTCGGGAAGACGCTCGCGGAGGTCGCACAGATAGTCGTGCAGACGCTCATCATCCTCGTGCTCGGCTACGTCCTCGTGTGGCTCGGCAACGGTGGCACAGTAGGAACGTACGTCGCCACGGGTTTCCTCGGCGCGCTCGGCATTATCGCCGTCGCGATGGTGTTCGCGGTCTGGTTTGCGGCCCTCTCGAACATTATCGCCGCCGCGACCGGGGACGGCGAAGGGACCGCCACAGCGATGATGCTGCTCCAGTTCCCGATGCTGTTCCTCTCCAGCGCGTTCCTCCCGCTTGACGCACTCCCTGACTGGGTACAGATCGTCGCGAAGTTCAACCCCTTCACCTACGGGACCGATGCCGCCCGTGCCCTCATGCTCGGGCCGCACGTCTCAAGTACGATTACTCTCTCCAGCTTCGACGGGGTCTGGAGTACTGTCGTTCCCGCAGTTGTCATCCTCGGTGTCCTCGACATCGTACTTGGTGTAATCGCGGTTCGCGTCCTGACACGGACGCTCCAGCCATAG
- a CDS encoding ATP-binding cassette domain-containing protein: MERNKTDALVADSVHVTYADGTDAVRGVDLRIPKGEFFGFLGPNGAGKTTTIKTLTTLLRPTSGTVTVNGHDTVTESRAVRKSIGYMAQETSVDPLLTARENIRFACEAYGVPKNERDERADELLSLVDLADVADKGAEKFSGGMKKRLDIATALVHRPSLVFLDEPTTGLDPKARIDLWEYFREINERGTTVFLTTQYLEEADQLCDRLSVIQDGKIVATDSPQALKSRVGGDILDVTFEETSDDELARARQVVRESGILDNATVETAADGISVTAANARREGTDLLVTLRDAGFIVVGFDIRSPTLDDVFLAITGEHAEDGVTEETATSAESAATEVRP, translated from the coding sequence ATGGAACGAAACAAAACCGATGCCTTGGTGGCAGACAGTGTCCACGTGACGTACGCGGACGGCACGGACGCGGTCCGCGGCGTCGACCTCCGGATTCCGAAGGGTGAATTCTTCGGATTCCTCGGACCGAACGGAGCAGGGAAGACGACGACGATCAAGACGCTAACGACGCTGCTCCGTCCGACGTCAGGGACTGTGACGGTCAACGGTCATGATACCGTGACGGAGTCGCGGGCGGTCCGGAAGTCGATCGGCTATATGGCCCAGGAGACGAGCGTAGATCCCCTCCTCACCGCCCGCGAGAACATTCGGTTCGCGTGTGAGGCATACGGCGTCCCGAAGAACGAGCGCGACGAGCGCGCGGACGAACTCCTCTCTCTCGTCGATCTAGCCGATGTCGCCGACAAGGGGGCCGAGAAGTTTTCCGGCGGGATGAAGAAGCGACTCGACATCGCGACGGCGCTCGTCCATCGCCCCTCGCTCGTGTTCCTCGACGAACCGACCACCGGTCTCGACCCGAAGGCCCGGATCGACCTCTGGGAGTACTTCCGCGAGATAAACGAGCGAGGAACGACGGTCTTCCTCACGACGCAGTACTTGGAGGAAGCCGACCAGCTCTGCGACCGACTCTCCGTCATTCAGGACGGGAAGATCGTCGCAACTGACTCGCCGCAAGCGCTCAAATCGCGCGTCGGCGGCGATATCCTTGACGTTACCTTCGAGGAGACCAGCGACGACGAGCTCGCGCGTGCCCGCCAAGTTGTTCGAGAGTCTGGTATCCTCGATAACGCGACGGTCGAGACGGCCGCCGACGGAATCAGTGTCACCGCCGCAAACGCGCGGCGTGAGGGCACCGACCTGCTGGTCACGCTCCGCGACGCCGGGTTCATCGTGGTCGGGTTCGACATCCGCTCGCCCACCCTCGACGATGTCTTCCTCGCCATCACCGGAGAACACGCCGAGGACGGTGTCACCGAGGAGACGGCTACTTCCGCTGAGAGCGCTGCGACAGAGGTGCGCCCATGA
- a CDS encoding TetR/AcrR family transcriptional regulator encodes MRNFTDEERDEIRSELLDTGRKLLSVYGFKKTTIGDITEPVGIAEGTFYRFFDSKSEFFLELFLREHDRRFDRIEDELEGVTDPIEALERLFSTWTREVEDDLFSEADTHDLMKSHDRRFDQDELDAEHERSVSRLRPILDALREQTGEGFHDLTVDQLFYILEALEAVVHFTEQIHDTDAEASDSSTLYDLLIPALAKGLTAD; translated from the coding sequence ATGCGAAATTTCACCGACGAGGAGCGAGATGAGATTCGGAGTGAACTCCTCGATACCGGACGCAAACTCCTCAGCGTGTACGGGTTCAAGAAGACGACGATTGGGGACATCACGGAGCCAGTCGGCATCGCCGAGGGGACGTTCTACCGGTTCTTCGACTCGAAGTCCGAGTTCTTCCTCGAACTATTCCTCCGCGAGCACGATCGCCGCTTCGACCGCATCGAAGACGAACTCGAAGGAGTGACCGATCCAATAGAAGCGCTGGAACGGCTCTTCTCGACGTGGACGCGCGAGGTCGAGGACGACCTCTTCTCCGAAGCCGACACGCACGATCTCATGAAGTCACATGACCGACGGTTCGACCAGGACGAATTGGATGCCGAGCACGAGCGATCCGTCTCCCGGCTTCGGCCGATCCTCGACGCCCTCCGGGAACAGACGGGAGAGGGGTTCCACGATCTCACCGTCGATCAACTGTTCTATATCCTGGAAGCGCTCGAAGCGGTCGTCCACTTCACGGAACAGATCCACGATACGGACGCCGAGGCGTCGGATAGTTCAACCCTCTACGACCTCCTCATTCCCGCACTCGCGAAAGGACTGACTGCCGACTGA
- a CDS encoding TMEM175 family protein encodes MNLFGRLLTLVEPNYPDWFVREQDPERLVFFSDAVFAIAITLLVIDIGVPEVPATQPNAVLAEELLALLPQFVSFGLSFLAIGTFWLTHHRLFTYIESCSRRLLSLNLLFLLFVSLVPFSSALLGRYSGRRLVVIWYACHMAIAGMMLLGIWYYTTEIKDLVQPAIDTRAVQYIGRRVGAVPMVFIVSIGISFLSIRLAESSWLLLIPIHPLISLSGFDHPRRERQ; translated from the coding sequence ATGAATCTCTTTGGTCGGTTACTGACGCTCGTAGAACCGAATTATCCGGATTGGTTCGTCAGAGAACAGGACCCCGAGCGGCTCGTATTCTTCAGCGATGCCGTTTTCGCCATTGCGATTACACTCCTCGTGATCGATATCGGCGTCCCCGAAGTACCAGCCACGCAGCCAAACGCCGTGCTCGCCGAAGAACTGCTCGCGCTCTTGCCGCAGTTCGTGAGTTTCGGACTCAGTTTCCTTGCTATCGGGACGTTCTGGCTCACCCACCACCGCCTCTTCACGTACATCGAGAGCTGTTCCCGGCGGCTCCTCTCGCTGAACTTGCTCTTCTTGCTGTTCGTCTCGCTCGTCCCGTTCTCGTCGGCGCTCCTCGGCCGCTATAGCGGCCGAAGACTGGTCGTCATCTGGTACGCATGCCACATGGCTATCGCGGGGATGATGCTGCTTGGAATTTGGTACTACACCACCGAGATCAAGGACCTCGTCCAACCGGCAATCGACACCCGGGCGGTCCAATACATCGGTCGTCGAGTCGGGGCCGTCCCGATGGTGTTCATCGTCTCAATAGGAATCTCTTTCCTCAGTATCCGGCTCGCCGAATCCTCGTGGCTCCTCCTGATCCCGATCCACCCTCTCATATCGTTGTCCGGATTCGATCACCCACGGAGGGAGCGGCAGTAA
- a CDS encoding aldo/keto reductase gives MTYDADSDGIPKLGIGTWENTDGNECAHSVEYALDLGYEHVDTAQAYGNEEHVGQGITDSSVDREDFFLATKVWADNLEHDDVLETTEESLKKLGTDYVDLLYIHWPAREYDPEETLAAFDELYDEGKIEHVGVSNFQPEQLDEAAEILDAPIYANQVEMHPLLPQDELVEYAQENDITLVAYSPLARGKVFDVPELTEIAEKHGVSEAQVSLAWITSKDNVVAIPKATSENHIEDNYAALDLELDDEDIEKIDDIDKTERQVDPDFGPWN, from the coding sequence ATGACATACGACGCCGACAGCGACGGAATTCCGAAACTGGGTATCGGGACGTGGGAGAACACGGACGGCAACGAGTGTGCACACAGCGTCGAGTACGCCCTCGATTTGGGCTACGAACACGTCGATACCGCCCAGGCCTACGGCAACGAGGAACACGTCGGGCAGGGAATCACCGACTCGTCGGTGGACCGCGAGGACTTCTTCCTCGCCACGAAGGTTTGGGCCGACAACCTCGAACACGATGACGTGCTCGAAACGACCGAGGAGAGTCTGAAAAAGCTCGGAACGGACTACGTGGACCTGCTCTACATCCACTGGCCCGCCCGCGAGTACGACCCCGAGGAGACGCTCGCGGCGTTCGACGAACTGTACGACGAGGGCAAAATCGAACACGTCGGCGTGAGCAACTTCCAACCGGAGCAGTTGGACGAGGCGGCCGAAATCCTCGACGCGCCCATCTACGCGAATCAGGTCGAGATGCACCCGCTTCTGCCGCAGGACGAACTCGTCGAGTACGCACAGGAGAACGACATCACGCTCGTCGCGTACTCGCCGCTCGCCCGTGGCAAGGTGTTCGACGTGCCCGAACTGACCGAGATTGCGGAGAAACACGGCGTCAGCGAAGCGCAAGTCAGCCTCGCGTGGATCACGTCGAAGGACAACGTCGTCGCCATCCCGAAGGCAACTAGTGAAAACCACATCGAGGACAACTACGCCGCCCTCGACCTCGAACTGGACGACGAGGACATCGAAAAGATCGACGACATCGACAAGACGGAGCGGCAGGTCGACCCCGACTTCGGGCCGTGGAACTGA
- the npdG gene encoding NADPH-dependent F420 reductase, which produces MRISLLGGTGDIGQALALRWAFDTDHEIVIGSRDPAKARAKAEEYETELDSLGVSRSINGFKNGMAAERGDIVVLAVPPFHIRDTVESVADRLDDVDVLVTPAVGMNRDDSGFHYKPPKVGSITELVADTAPDGIPVVGAFHGLSADRLADLELDIEQDTLIVGDDEDAKEMIRRLAEEIEGLRALDAGGIANSAEVESVTPLLINLALENEGLHDVGIRFE; this is translated from the coding sequence ATGCGAATCTCACTCTTGGGAGGAACCGGCGACATCGGACAGGCGCTCGCGCTTCGCTGGGCGTTCGACACCGACCACGAAATCGTGATCGGTTCGCGCGACCCCGCGAAAGCCCGCGCGAAGGCCGAAGAGTACGAAACCGAACTCGACAGCCTCGGCGTCTCGCGCTCCATCAACGGCTTCAAGAACGGCATGGCCGCCGAGCGCGGGGACATCGTCGTCCTCGCGGTCCCGCCGTTCCACATCCGCGACACGGTCGAATCCGTCGCCGACCGACTCGACGACGTGGACGTGCTCGTCACGCCCGCCGTCGGGATGAACCGCGACGACTCCGGCTTTCACTACAAGCCGCCGAAAGTCGGGAGCATCACGGAACTCGTCGCGGACACCGCACCCGACGGGATTCCGGTCGTCGGCGCGTTCCACGGCCTCTCGGCCGACAGGCTTGCCGACCTCGAACTCGACATCGAACAGGACACGCTGATCGTCGGCGACGACGAGGACGCAAAGGAGATGATTCGGCGACTCGCCGAGGAAATCGAGGGACTGAGAGCGCTCGACGCCGGTGGCATCGCGAACAGCGCGGAAGTCGAGAGCGTGACGCCGCTGCTCATCAACCTCGCGCTCGAAAACGAGGGGCTGCACGACGTCGGCATTCGGTTCGAATAG
- the trxA gene encoding thioredoxin: MTVKLLDFYADWCGPCKTQDPILEDLEEDWDESVEFEKVDVDEHQDIANEYQVRSIPTIVIEDDEGVVERFVGVTQRDDLERVLEEAGA, from the coding sequence ATGACCGTGAAATTACTCGACTTCTACGCAGATTGGTGTGGTCCGTGCAAAACGCAAGATCCGATTCTTGAGGACTTGGAGGAGGACTGGGACGAAAGCGTCGAATTCGAGAAAGTTGACGTGGACGAGCATCAGGATATCGCCAACGAGTATCAGGTTCGCTCGATTCCCACCATCGTCATCGAGGACGACGAGGGCGTCGTCGAACGCTTCGTCGGCGTCACCCAGCGCGACGACTTGGAGCGCGTTCTCGAAGAAGCGGGCGCGTAA
- a CDS encoding phosphotransferase family protein, translating into MDEQIASALGDAFSGRDVEAVHPSGPSWNEQNRTVDIEFLDGERVYLKMANDADGTRIARERGVIDYLGANRVVPVPDVLASETTGDVPYLVTAPVDGENLLGLWSDASVSERAELARRVGIALATVHSCRFENHGHVVGGDEDGLELETEPWTDVLVGRMTEMREIASSDRFDHYFDEVVEAVESNRELLDDTPVVLLHGDPARPNCFLCEDGIGFLDWEIAHVGDPVRDVERTRNLQIESLRSDGSEEVVAAFYDGYRERAGGLPDGIEDRRPVYDVVRFLDHTGVFDKWAAFLDEDTEELADWTKGEMERRLAKIR; encoded by the coding sequence ATGGACGAACAGATCGCGTCGGCGCTCGGCGACGCGTTTTCCGGACGGGACGTGGAAGCGGTACACCCCTCCGGCCCGTCGTGGAACGAGCAGAACCGGACGGTCGATATCGAATTTTTGGACGGGGAACGGGTGTATCTGAAGATGGCCAACGACGCTGACGGAACTCGAATCGCGCGCGAACGGGGCGTCATCGACTACCTCGGTGCCAATCGCGTCGTCCCCGTCCCGGACGTGCTGGCGAGCGAGACGACGGGAGACGTTCCGTACCTCGTGACGGCACCGGTGGACGGGGAGAACCTGCTCGGCCTGTGGTCGGACGCGAGCGTGAGCGAGCGGGCGGAACTGGCTCGACGGGTCGGAATCGCCCTGGCGACCGTCCACTCCTGCCGGTTCGAGAACCACGGCCACGTCGTCGGTGGCGACGAGGACGGACTCGAACTCGAAACGGAACCGTGGACGGACGTGCTGGTCGGACGGATGACCGAGATGCGCGAGATCGCGTCCTCCGACCGCTTCGATCACTATTTCGACGAGGTTGTCGAAGCCGTCGAATCGAATCGGGAACTGTTGGATGACACACCCGTCGTGCTCCTCCACGGCGACCCCGCCCGTCCGAACTGCTTTTTGTGCGAGGACGGAATCGGCTTTCTCGACTGGGAGATAGCACACGTCGGCGACCCGGTTCGGGACGTGGAGCGGACCCGAAACCTGCAAATCGAATCGCTCCGCTCCGACGGTTCGGAGGAAGTCGTTGCCGCGTTCTACGACGGCTATCGGGAGCGGGCCGGTGGTCTCCCGGACGGAATCGAGGACCGACGGCCGGTATACGACGTCGTTCGATTTCTCGACCACACCGGCGTGTTCGACAAATGGGCCGCGTTCCTCGACGAGGACACGGAGGAACTCGCCGACTGGACGAAGGGCGAAATGGAGCGACGGCTGGCGAAAATTCGGTGA
- a CDS encoding preprotein translocase subunit Sec61beta, with the protein MSSGQNSGGLMSSAGLVRYFDAEDRNAIRIDPRSVVAFGVFFGVAILVLNYLAI; encoded by the coding sequence ATGAGCAGTGGTCAAAACTCCGGTGGGCTGATGTCCAGCGCCGGACTCGTTCGATATTTCGATGCCGAAGACCGGAACGCGATTCGAATCGACCCCAGATCGGTCGTCGCGTTCGGCGTCTTCTTCGGCGTCGCAATCTTGGTCCTGAACTACCTCGCGATATAA